One genomic window of Saccopteryx bilineata isolate mSacBil1 chromosome 4, mSacBil1_pri_phased_curated, whole genome shotgun sequence includes the following:
- the GDE1 gene encoding glycerophosphodiester phosphodiesterase 1 isoform X2 encodes MHDNTVDRTTDGTGRLCDLTFEQIRKLNPAANHRLRNDFPDEKIPTLREAVMECLNYNLTIFFDVKSHANKATDALKKIYMEFPQLHNNSMVCSFLPEVIYKMRQADQNVVTALTHRPWSLSHTGDGKPRYETIWTQSVFVVLDILLDWSMHNILWYLCGISAFLIQKDFVSPNYLKKWSAKGIQVIGWTVNTFDEKSYYESHLHSSYITDSMLEDCASQF; translated from the exons ATGCACGATAACACAGTTGATAGGACTACAGATGGCACTGGTCGATTGTGTGATTTGACATTTGAGCAAATTAGGAAGCTTAATCCTGCCGCAAATCACAGATTAAG GAATGATTTCCCTGATGAAAAAATCCCTACCCTGAGAGAAGCAGTTATGGAGTGCCTAAACTATAACCTCACAATCTTCTTTGATGTCAAGAGCCATGCAAATAAG GCTACTGATgctctaaagaaaatatatatggagtttcctcaactACACAACAATAGTATGGTCTGCTCTTTCTTACCAGAAGTTATCTATAAG ATGAGACAAGCAGATCAGAATGTAGTGACAGCTTTAACTCACAGACCCTGGAGCCTCAGCCATACTGGAGATGGGAAACCACGCTATGAAACTATCTGGACACAATCCGTGTTTGTGGTCCTAGACATTTTGCTTGATTGGAGCATGCACAATATCCTGTGGTACCTTTGTGGAATTTCAGCTTTCCTCATACAGAAGGATTTTGTATCCCC gAACTACTTAAAGAAGTGGTCAGCTAAAGGTATTCAGGTTATTGGTTGGACTGTTAACACTTTTGATGAAAAAAGTTACTATGAATCCCATCTTCATTCCAGCTATATCACTGACAGCATGTTGGAAGACTGCGCATCTCAGTTCTAG